ACTGAAACTCTTGCGTTGCCCGGGGTGGGCGCGTGGACAGGCGCAGTACCCGGCTTTCAGGGTCATAGCTGCGCATCGCATCCTGATCGACCCGTTCAAGCTTGATCCCACGGTCTGCCAATACGGTCTCGGCCATTTGGGCAGGGTCCAACCCACGAGATCTTCCGTTGGCAGCGAAATGTTCAGCCGCGCGATCCACTGCATCAATGTAATTGTCGCAATAGTGAAAGAAGTCGCGCACTTCGTCCCATGGGCTCGCGTTGGAGCCATGATCAACCGTGCCAAGGTTTTCATCGAGTGACGCCAGTCTTTCGTGACCCATTCGGTAGGCGCGGTGTAGCTCCAGTAACGCATGGGCAAGCGCAGGTGCATTAGAGGCTGCAAGTCTGAGGTCTGCCAATGGCGGTACGTCCGAAAACACTGGGTCGGCGAAGGCTTCGCGCATATCGCTGACCAGACGCTCGGCATCACCAGTCGACAATTCGGCCACGTCGAAGCCGAACTCCTGCGCCAGTGCCAAGACCACCCCGGTTGAAACCGGCCGGTTGTTGTTTTCCATCTGATTCAAATAGGGCAGACTGACACCCAGTTTTTCGGCAAAATTTTTCTGGGTCAGTTCAAGCCGTGATCGAATTTCACGAAGTTTTACGCCAGCATAGAGCTTCTGGGTGGCCATGCGCAGGGCATTCCTTTCGAAGATTTGCAGAGTTTGCTAATGCGCCCTTATACCATTTGCAAAGGCCGTGCGTCAAAGATTCAACCGCTTTTCGCGCTGCATCACCAGAACGATGGCAACGACAGCCAGGGCTGAAGATGCAAGCATCAGAAGCAGAAGCGGCATCGCGGTTGATCCGGGGACCAGCAGCCATCCTGCTAGGGCTGACAAGGCTGCGCCGCCACCGATGTTTAATGCGCCACCGAGTCCCGAGGCGCTGCCCGCAAGCTCTGGTCGCACGCTCATCATCCCTGATGTCGCGTTGGGAAGGGTCATACCATTGCCGACACCAACCCATGTCATGAAGCCGAAAAAGACATACTCGGACCCAAATCCAAGCAGGAAAAGTGCAAGCGAGATTGTCAGGCCGGCAGCCGTAATGATGGCCCCCCAAAACACCATGCTGGTCAATCCGATCCGCATGGAATAGCGCCCTGAGATATAGTTTCCCACCAGATATCCCGCAGCAGGTGTACCAAAGAACAACCCTAGACGCGCTGGGCTCATGCCGTAAATCTCGCTGCCGACAAAAGGTGCGCCACCGAGGTAGGCAAAGAATGCGCCCGAGGTCAGTGCCGCCGAGGCGCAATAGCCCCAGAAACGTGGTGATGTTAGCAAGGATGGGTAGGCGCGGAACTGGGCGCTAAACCCGCCCGGTTGTGGCGTGATCGTTTCGCCCAGATCGCGCCAAGTCAAAAGGATCGCAGCCACACCCGCGCCTGCCTGCAGCCAGAAGTTGGCCTTCCAGCCAAAGGTTTGATCCAGAACGCCGCCGATAGATGGACCGATCATCGGGATGATGGACATGCCCATGGTCACATATCCGATCATCGATGCCGCTTGGTCGCCGGGCACCATGTCGCGGATCGCGGCGCGGGACAGAACAACTCCGACAACGACAGCAGCCTGAAGCATCCGAAAGCCCAGAAAGATTTGAACTGTGGGCGCAGAAATGCAGCCAAGAGTCGCAAAGATATAGATGGCAAACCCCGCCATGATCACCGGGCGACGACCAAACCGGTCTGACAAGGGGCCGACGGCTATCTGCATCAACGCGTTGACGCAAAGATACAAGGCGACCGACAGCTGCACGATACGATAGTCGGTGTCGAAATAGCGCGCCATGCCGGGTAGGGACGGCAGAAAGACATTCATCGACAAGGTCGCCGCTGCGGCCACGAATGTCAGCGTAAAGACATGCGGTGGTGTGGATGAATCCAAAAAACGGGATGCGGGTTTTGACGACATGTGTCATGGCTAGGCTTGGGCAGCCAGACTGTCCATCCCGAGGTGACAGGATTTGCAGTTATTCAATTTGCAATATTTACATTGCAATAAGTTTGCAAATTCGCCCAATTTCTCTTTCAGGATGGGTGGTTAAGCGTTACTTTGCCTCGAAATCAAGGAGTGCCGCCAGATGAAAGATATCCTTCAGGAGCTTGAAGATCGCCGCGAGATTGCCCGCCTTGGGGGCGGACAAAGGCGCATCGACAGTCAACACCAAAAAGGCAAGCTGACCGCGCGTGAGCGGGTCGAGCTTCTGCTGGACGAAGATTCGTTTGAAGAGTTCGACATGTTCAAGGCGCATCGCTGCAGCGAATTTGGCATGGAGGCTGACAGGCCGGCAGGCGACGGTGTCATCACCGGTTGGGGCACGATCAACGGGCGACTGGTTTATGTCTTCAGTCAGGATTTTACGGTCTTTGGTGGATCACTGTCGGAAACCCATGCGGAAAAAATCTGCAAGATCATGGACATGGCGATGCAGAACGGCGCGCCAGTGATTGGTATCAACGATTCAGGTGGTGCGCGCATTCAAGAGGGCGTGGCGTCGTTGGCGGGCTATGCCGAGGTGTTTCAACGCAACATCATGGCGTCGGGTGTCGTGCCGCAGATCTCAGTGATCATGGGGCCATGTGCGGGCGGCGCTGTGTATTCACCGGCGATGACCGATTTCATCTTCATGGTCAAAGACAGCTCATATATGTTCGTGACCGGACCCGATGTTGTGAAAACTGTAACCAATGAAGTGGTGACTGCGGAAGAGCTTGGCGGTGCATCGACTCACACCAAGAAGTCGTCGGTCGCAGACGGCGCATTTGAGAACGACGTCGAAGCGTTGTCCGAAATTCGTCGTCTTGTCGATTTCCTGCCACTGAACAATCGCGACAAAGCCCCCACGCGACCTTTCTTTGACGATCCTTCGCGGTTCGATGAAAGTCTTGATACATTGGTGCCAGACAACGCCAACGCGCCTTATGACATGAAAGAGCTGATCGCCAAGCTGGCCGATGAAGGTGATTTCTATGAGATTCAGGAAAATTTTGCCAAGAACATCATCACCGGGTTCGTGCGACTGGAAGGTCAAACCGTCGGCGTGGTTGCCAACCAGCCAATGGTGTTGGCAGGATGTCTGGATATTGACAGCTCGCGCAAAGCGGCCCGTTTCGTGCGGTTCTGTGATGCGTTCGAAATTCCGATTCTGACCTTGGTCGATGTGCCGGGCTTCCTGCCGGGCACCAGCCAAGAGTATGGCGGTGTGATCAAGCATGGTGCGAAACTTCTGTTTGCCTATGGTGAAGCGACGGTGCCGAAGGTCACACTGATCACCCGTAAAGCCTATGGCGGTGCGTATGACGTGATGGCGTCCAAACATCTACGCGGCGACTTCAACTATGCCTGGCCTACGGCTGAGATCGCGGTGATGGGGGCCAAAGGTGCGACAGAAATTCTGTATCGTTCCGAACTGAGTGACCCCGAGAAGATCGCGCAGCGCACGCTGGATTACGAAGAACGGTTCGCCAATCCCTTCGTTGCCGCCGAACGTGGCTTCATCGACGAGGTGATACAGCCGCGGTCTTCGCGGATGCGGATCTGTCGTGCATTTGCGTCTTTGCGTAACAAAAAGCTTCAGAACCCTTGGAAAAAACACGACAATATCCCGCTTTGAGAATGACATGCGAAGGAAAGCATAACGGCCCACTGGGCTTGGTTGGGGTGGCGGTATGTGCCGCTGCTCTATCCCTGACCGCGCCTGTCGCGGCAGGGT
This DNA window, taken from Aliiroseovarius sp. F47248L, encodes the following:
- a CDS encoding multidrug effflux MFS transporter, encoding MSSKPASRFLDSSTPPHVFTLTFVAAAATLSMNVFLPSLPGMARYFDTDYRIVQLSVALYLCVNALMQIAVGPLSDRFGRRPVIMAGFAIYIFATLGCISAPTVQIFLGFRMLQAAVVVGVVLSRAAIRDMVPGDQAASMIGYVTMGMSIIPMIGPSIGGVLDQTFGWKANFWLQAGAGVAAILLTWRDLGETITPQPGGFSAQFRAYPSLLTSPRFWGYCASAALTSGAFFAYLGGAPFVGSEIYGMSPARLGLFFGTPAAGYLVGNYISGRYSMRIGLTSMVFWGAIITAAGLTISLALFLLGFGSEYVFFGFMTWVGVGNGMTLPNATSGMMSVRPELAGSASGLGGALNIGGGAALSALAGWLLVPGSTAMPLLLLMLASSALAVVAIVLVMQREKRLNL
- a CDS encoding acyl-CoA carboxylase subunit beta, whose amino-acid sequence is MKDILQELEDRREIARLGGGQRRIDSQHQKGKLTARERVELLLDEDSFEEFDMFKAHRCSEFGMEADRPAGDGVITGWGTINGRLVYVFSQDFTVFGGSLSETHAEKICKIMDMAMQNGAPVIGINDSGGARIQEGVASLAGYAEVFQRNIMASGVVPQISVIMGPCAGGAVYSPAMTDFIFMVKDSSYMFVTGPDVVKTVTNEVVTAEELGGASTHTKKSSVADGAFENDVEALSEIRRLVDFLPLNNRDKAPTRPFFDDPSRFDESLDTLVPDNANAPYDMKELIAKLADEGDFYEIQENFAKNIITGFVRLEGQTVGVVANQPMVLAGCLDIDSSRKAARFVRFCDAFEIPILTLVDVPGFLPGTSQEYGGVIKHGAKLLFAYGEATVPKVTLITRKAYGGAYDVMASKHLRGDFNYAWPTAEIAVMGAKGATEILYRSELSDPEKIAQRTLDYEERFANPFVAAERGFIDEVIQPRSSRMRICRAFASLRNKKLQNPWKKHDNIPL